The genomic interval CGCTTTTTATCATCAAGGATTTGGTGGTTTAGGCATACAAAATAAAAATGGAAATGAAGTGCAAAGAGCTTATGCTAATGTGAGTGCAAGAGCAGGACTTGATATTGGGCTTGGCTCAAGTTTGAGTGTTGGAATTGGTGCTTGGGGTGGTTATCCAGCTTATAGCACAGGAATTGATGGTGCAGTGGGTGATATTGCATTCCCTAGAAATGGTGATATATCCGATGCGTATGTGCGTTATGATGGTGGACGATTAAGTTTTGCCCTTGGACGTTTTGATATGGGTGAATTTTATCTTGGTAAAGATGGCAAAAATTATACAGGTGTAGATTGGATTTATGGTAATGTGCAAGGTGCTGCACTCAATGTTGATGGCGGTGCGGTGAGCCTGTGGGCATATTGGAGAAATTCTCAACTGGGTGCAGGACAAGCCTATAATAGAATGGGTTATGAACTTTCAAGCTTTGATACCTATCAAAATTATAAGAATGCCTCAAAAATTGGTGAGCTTGTGAGTGCAGGATTGGATTTTGATTTTGGTGCGCTTAAAGTTTCTCCTTTTGTTTCATATCTGACAGATAAAAATACAACTACCGGGACACACGATGTCTTAAATGCTGGTGGAAAAGCAGTGCTTGATGTTGGCAGTGGTGCTTTAAGGTCATTTACTACATTGCGTGCAGTATGGGGTATGGATAATATTGTAGGCAGTGCTTCAAGCACAAGTGGACTTACATTATGGATTGATGAAGAATTGAGAATTAATGATATTTTCAAAGTTGGTCTTGGTTACATTAATCAAGGTAAAAATAATAATCTTCTTAACTACGGTGATAGAGCAAGATTTTATGGCTATCGTGGTGGTATGAGTGGTGCAGGTGTAGGAAATTTCCTTGGCTATGGTGATACTTATTATGTATTTGGTGGAGTAGAATCCCGACGCGCAGCTATTGATTTGCTTTATGCTGGTGGTGATTATGAGGAAATTTCTGCAGTTGGCTCAATTAAAATTTGGCAAGGAAACGATAAAATGTATCTTAAGCTTGGAGCTGGCTATGTTGGGACAGGTAAAGCAAGTGCAAATGGCACACTTGGTAATTTAATTATTAATGGTACTAATGGTAACAAATGGCAGCATTCAGCCCTTGCATTTGTAAAATTTGGATTCTAAATATTTTAGAGTCCTATTGAGAATCCATAGGGGGCTTTTGCTCTTTATGGATTTATTCTTCTATAAAATTCACTCATTAAAGCAGGAATTAAAGCAGAGTTTGATAAAATCACACCTTTTATTTGCAAAATTGAATCTTAAACTAAGAAGGACATTTGATGAAAAAAGGTATTCACCCAGAATATATACCCTGCAAAGTAACTTGCGTAACAAGTGGCAAACAACTTGAGGTTTTGAGCACTAAAAGCGAGCTTCGTATTGATATTTCAAGCTTTTGTCATCCTTTTTATACAGGAAGTGATAAAATCACAGATATTACAGGACGTGTTGAGAAATTCCGACAAAAATATAATATGAAATAATCCTGTGCTAATACTTGTGTCAACTCCCATAGGGAATCTTGAAGATATTACTCTGCGGGCGTTAGAGGCATTTAAACAAGCCGATATTATTTTATGCGAAGATACAAGAGTTGCAAAAAAACTCTTAGAACTTCTTATCTCTCGTTCTTTACTTCAGATACCTACTGATATGGATTGTCAGTCTTTTATAGAATCTAAACAATTTAAATCTTTTCATTCTCATAATCAAGAGGAATTTATAGATTCTTTACATAAGGAAATGTTTGCATCTTGTGTGCTTTATTTGAGTGATGCTGGCACACCTTGTATTAGCGACCCGGGCGCGAAACTTATCTCTTATGCAATAACACACGATATTGACTTTGATGTGTTGCCCGGAGCTTGTGCGCTTAATGTGGCATTTTGTGGTAGCGGTATAGAATCTACACCTTTTGTATTTGCAGGATTTTTACCACATAAAAAGACTCATAGGCATTCTAAACTGATACAGCTCTCCCATTTAGATATGGGAGATTCTTATAGTGTTATTTGTTATGAAAGCCCTCATAGAATCTTAGAAACTTTACACGATATTGCTTTACTTCTTCCTCATATACGAATTATTGTGCAAAAAGAACTCACTAAGCTCCATCAGCAGAGATATTATGGTAGTGCACAAGAAGTGATTGCCATACTCAAAGATGTTACGATTCGGGGCGAATGGGTGATTATATTTGATTTTAGCTCTTCTCACATAAAACAAGAGAAAACTTTAAGTTATGAGGATATTTTTATACTTGATATTCCACCAAAGATTAAAGCTAAAATCTTAAGCAAAATAAGCGGACATAGCATTAAGCAATGTTATGAAGAAATACTAAGGTGAATCAGTGATAGTTTATGGAAAACAACCCATTTTGTATATTTTACACACAAATGCTTCGTGCATTGAAGAAATATATCTTGCTAAAGAGTTACCAAAGGACATATTTAAACAACTTGCGCAATTAGATAAGCCTATAAAACGTGTAGATATGAAAAAAGCACAAGCTCTTGCTCACGGAGGGAATCATCAAGGCATTTTGGCTTCTATTATACCACCAAGTCCGCTTAGCTTGAATGATCTCAAAAGCAAAGATTCTTTACTTGTGCTTTATAATGTTACTGATGTAGGGAATATCGGTTCAATTTTTCGCACTGCTTATGCTTTAGGCGTGGGAGGGGTGGTTATTTGTTTATCAAACCTTAGCCAAAAAGCCATAGAAAGTATAGCTCGTCTTTCAAGCGGTGCTTTTTTACATATGCCTTATGGTGTTTTTCCGCATATCTTTGATATAATAAATGAATTAAAAAATGCAGATTTTATGCTCATAGGTGCAGATATGCAAGGGCAGGAGAGCTGTAACGTAAAAAAGAAATGGGCTTTATTTTTAGGGAGTGAATCTGAAGGTTTATCAGCGCGATTGAAGCACAA from Helicobacter hepaticus ATCC 51449 carries:
- the rlmB gene encoding 23S rRNA (guanosine(2251)-2'-O)-methyltransferase RlmB, which codes for MIVYGKQPILYILHTNASCIEEIYLAKELPKDIFKQLAQLDKPIKRVDMKKAQALAHGGNHQGILASIIPPSPLSLNDLKSKDSLLVLYNVTDVGNIGSIFRTAYALGVGGVVICLSNLSQKAIESIARLSSGAFLHMPYGVFPHIFDIINELKNADFMLIGADMQGQESCNVKKKWALFLGSESEGLSARLKHKLDTILSIKMEHHFDSLNVAVATGILIDRIKNARK
- the rsmI gene encoding 16S rRNA (cytidine(1402)-2'-O)-methyltransferase produces the protein MSTPIGNLEDITLRALEAFKQADIILCEDTRVAKKLLELLISRSLLQIPTDMDCQSFIESKQFKSFHSHNQEEFIDSLHKEMFASCVLYLSDAGTPCISDPGAKLISYAITHDIDFDVLPGACALNVAFCGSGIESTPFVFAGFLPHKKTHRHSKLIQLSHLDMGDSYSVICYESPHRILETLHDIALLLPHIRIIVQKELTKLHQQRYYGSAQEVIAILKDVTIRGEWVIIFDFSSSHIKQEKTLSYEDIFILDIPPKIKAKILSKISGHSIKQCYEEILR
- the rpmE gene encoding 50S ribosomal protein L31 is translated as MKKGIHPEYIPCKVTCVTSGKQLEVLSTKSELRIDISSFCHPFYTGSDKITDITGRVEKFRQKYNMK